From Corticium candelabrum chromosome 13, ooCorCand1.1, whole genome shotgun sequence, a single genomic window includes:
- the LOC134188716 gene encoding histone-lysine N-methyltransferase SETDB1-like isoform X4, translating to MTSWVWSVSEDEWPMAKQDKEMLMKSVATQLDSLNVCRRCETFCKQLQGSCDVIEREQRENLSAVTSMCEEIFSLEKQFGIINNTEMPQAGELNAKRPRLLQDPSVSSTERNSISPYMLTSTDEYEVSNDIIVISESSEMEEGDGKEEYEENTVETRDHMTQTVEVMKRDDKSEGTEWMGEGRNEDRNVKEWKRNRRSLPSCAGQRVVARKSSETWWAKGTFMKIATNKAGQIVYHIHFDKGDKGQINPRFIAALSHPEDGDLHVGSRVVGIYAKWNKLYGGIVAEVACERNRSRHLVFYDDGFAQYMTNRELHEVIMPSEEVWKDVADHSREFIKEYLEAYPMRPLMEVKVGDTVNTEWRRTWSLATVESVDCSLVKMKFNSAREEWIYRGSPRLEPVYRFLESIDDEREAWITQKGKNNVPTVKDLLSAHEYPWQVGGHLITCPNVTGYDNDNHDDHDDDITIVCVKDATGRTQHMTVRSEEKQEDDGMADGSNNSETGGNKKDQCKDDVMEGQWEAPWLKFPLRQVRLDDETGIYPSPEKQRVRQTGKCVKDVASCLLKKLGNEASKRRDDKANYSSNSKNSDGRLRTEKIRNTWSSLARYQAAQYVEHECSVMCRPLRDLPASAQRLCNPLSIPLMLGWKREIVRRLHPHKTDVFYRTPAPCNRRLRCMGEVADYLYQTAVENLNIDQFTFDTSVSLSTNSAVPGEEPYVYIDDLSEKEEKPISCINEINNEQPPSVKYVSNCIYHGVNVNLDSTFLVCCDCTDDCQDKESCACFQLTREAGEAVGIDCDAVDVGYTFRRIQNAHRTAIYECNSRCKCSSHCANRVVQHGIQVRLQVFKTSQKGWGVRLLDDVQKGTFICCYAGQLLTEEDANKEGRRHGDEYIAELDHIEVVEKMKEGYESDVSDLSSTPLSSVSEQAESEEEGATVAAETLSESCNIQGDDENMLVLGQFAAPMWCRFGLVINNNDVEKAAKWLKERKFDLQGESLAVSKAAASPPVETVAKDNSRATTGIWSMISKYESLTSVSTANSAETSVSLSHKELSGNCVGGYRVTVKATSGRSRSASVERVNEQENTENSTRLTCSGTRSLYGDLGCYAVDTKSTGNVGRYLNHSCSPNLFVQNVFVDTHDLRFPWVAFFSKHTIKAMTELTWDYNYEVGSVPGRELKCYCGAKECRGRLL from the exons ATGACAAGCTGGGTTTGGTCTGTTTCGGAAGATGAGTGGCCAATGGCAAAGCAAGATAAAGAGATGCTAATGAAAAGTGTTGCCACCCAATTAGACTCACTGAATGTGTGCAGGAGATGTGAAAC GTTTTGTAAGCAGCTGCAAGGatcttgtgacgtcattgagC GTGAGCAGCGAGAAAATTTGTCAGCAGTAACATCAATGTGTGAGGAGATCTTCTCACTAGAGAAACAATTTGGTATTATAAACAATACAGAAATGCCACAAGCAGGAGAGCTGAATGCCAAACGTCCGCGTCTTCTTCAAGATCCAAGTGTCTCATCCACAGAGAGAAACAGCATTTCTCCCTATATGTTAACCTCTACTGATGAGTACGAAGTTTCAAACGACATTATTGTGATTAGTGAGTCTAGTGAAATGGAAGAAGGAGATGGCAAGGAGGAGTACGAAGAGAACACGGTGGAGACAAGAGATCACATGACTCAGACTGTTGAAGTGATGAAGCGGGATGATAAAAGTGAGGGCACAGAATGGATGGGAGAAGGTCGGAATGAAGAcagaaatgtgaaagaatggaagagaaacagaag ATCACTTCCTAGTTGTGCTGGACAGCGTGTTGTAGCTCGGAAATCATCAGAGACGTGGTGGGCTAAAG GTACTTTTATGAAGATTGCCACGAACAAAGCTGGACAG ATCGTCTATCATATTCACTTTGacaaaggagacaaaggaCAAATAAACCCTCGCTTTATTGCAGCATTGAGTCATCCTGAAGACGGAGACCTACACGTAGGAAGCCGAGTTGTTG GAATTTATGCTAAATGGAACAAACTGTATGGAGGCATTGTGGCTGAAGTTGCATGCGAAAGAAACAGAAGCAG ACATCTGGTGTTTTATGACGATGGTTTTGCACAATACATGACAAACAGAGAACTACACGAAGTTATCATGCCAA GTGAAGAGGTGTGGAAAGATGTTGCTGACCATTCAAGGGAATTTATAAAGGAATATCTAGAGGCATATCCAATG AGGCCATTAATGGAGGTAAAGGTAGGAGATACAGTGAACACTGAGTGGAGGAGAACATG GTCTCTTGCCACTGTGGAGAGCGTGGACTGCAGTTTAGTGAAAATGAAGTTTAACAGCGCGAGAGAAGAGTGGATTTATCGTGGTTCTCCCAGACTAGAGCCGGTCTATCGTTTCCTG GAAAGTATTGATGACGAGAGAGAAGCTTGGATCACACAGAAAGGAAAGAATAACGTTCCGACGGTCAAGGATTTGTTGTCTGCACATGAATATCCATGGCAAGTTGGTGGGCACTTGATTACGTGTCCCAACGTGACTGGCTATGATAATGATAATcatgatgatcatgatgatgatatcACAATTGTCTGTGTGAAAGACGCAACGGGAAGAACGCAGCACATGACAGTGAGATCTGAAGAAAAACAAGAAG ATGATGGTATGGCAGATGGTAGCAATAATAGTGAGACAGGAGGTAACAAGAAGGATCAATGTAAAGACGACGTGATGGAGGGACAGTGGGAGGCACCGTGGTTGAAATTTCCCTTAAGACAAGTTCGTTTGGACGATGAGACAGGCATTTATCCTTCCCCAGAGAAACAAAGAGTTAGACAGACCGGAAAATGTGTGAAGGATGTTGCATCATGTTTGTTGAAGAAGCTGGGAAACGAGGCGAGCAAAAGACGAGACGACAAGGCAAATTACAGCAGCAATAGTAAGAACAGTGATGGAAGATTACGGACTGAAAAGATTAGAAACACGTGGAGTTCACTAGCAAGATATCAGGCTGCACAGT ATGTTGAGCATGAATGTTCAGTCATGTGTCGTCCCTTAAGAGATTTGCCAGCATCAGCTCAACGTCTCTGTAATCCACTCTCTATTCCTTTGATGTTGGGTTGGAAGCG tGAAATTGTACGTCGTCTCCATCCACACAAGACAGACGTATTTTACAGAACTCCAGCCCCATGCAATAGACGATTG CGTTGTATGGGCGAAGTGGCAGATTATT TATATCAAACTGCAGTTGAAAACTTGAATATTGATCAGTTTACGTTTGATACGTCAGTGTCATTGTCTACTAACTCGGCAGTCCCTGGTGAA GAACCTTACGTTTATATTGATGACTTATcagagaaagaagagaaaccAATATCA TGTATCAATGAAATCAACAACGAGCAGCCTCCTTCTGTAAAATATGTCTCCAATTGTATTTATCATGGAGTGAACGTTAATCTTGATTCTACATTCCTCGTTTGCTGCGACTGCACAGATGATTGCCAA GATAAGGAAAGTTGTGCCTGCTTTCAGTTAACCCGTGAAGCTGGTGAAGCTGTGGGCATTGACTGTGATGCTGTGGATGTGGGATATACGTTTAGACGCATACAAAATGCTCATAGAACTGC AATTTACGAATGTAACAGTCGTTGTAAGTGCAGTTCTCATTGTGCCAATCGAGTCGTACAGCACGGAATACAAGTTCGTTTGCAAGTGTTCAAAACCTCCCAGAA AGGATGGGGAGTTCGGCTTCTTGATGATGTACAGAAGGGCACTTTCATTTGCTGTTATGCTGGTCAACTGTTAACAGAGGAAGATGCAAACAAA GAGGGACGAAGACATGGAGATGAATACATAGCTGAGTTGGATCATATTG AAGTAGTTGAGAAGATGAAGGAGGGTTATGAGTCTGATGTTTCTGACCTCTCATCAACACCGTTATCTTCTGTATCTGAGCAAGCAGAGAGTGAGGAAGAGGGCGCTACAGTTGCAGCTGAAACTTTGTCTGAAAGCTGCAACATACAAGGAGATGATGAAAACATGTTAGTTCTTGGTCAGTTTGCTGCTCCTATGTGGTGTCGTTTTGGACTCGTCATCAATAACAATGATGTGGAAAAGGCAGCCAAATGGCTGAAGGAACGGAAATTTGATTTACAAGGCGAGTCACTGGCAGTTTCTAAGGCTGCAG CCAGTCCTCCAGTTGAAACTGTTGCTAAAGATAACAGCAGAGCAACAACAGGAATATGGAGTATGATCAGCAAATATGAAAGCTTAACTTCAGTCTCAACTGCCAACAGTGCCGAGACATCAGTGTCATTATCTCATAAAG AGTTGTCTGGTAACTGTGTTGGTGGCTATCGAGTCACAGTGAAAGCTACTAGTGGTCGTAGTCGTAGCGCAAGTGTAGAGCGTGTAAATGAGCAGGAGAACACAGAGAATTCTACAAGACTGACTTGCAGTGGAACACGCAGTCTGTATGGTGACTTGGGTTGTTATGCGGTTGATACAAAGTCAACAGGAAACGTCGGCCGATATCTCAAT CATAGCTGCTCTCCCAATCTCTTTGTTCAGAATGTCTTTGTGGATACTCATGACCTTCGCTTTCCGTGGGTAGCTTTCTTTTCCAAACA
- the LOC134188716 gene encoding histone-lysine N-methyltransferase SETDB1-like isoform X1, whose amino-acid sequence MTSWVWSVSEDEWPMAKQDKEMLMKSVATQLDSLNVCRRCETFCKQLQGSCDVIEREQRENLSAVTSMCEEIFSLEKQFGIINNTEMPQAGELNAKRPRLLQDPSVSSTERNSISPYMLTSTDEYEVSNDIIVISESSEMEEGDGKEEYEENTVETRDHMTQTVEVMKRDDKSEGTEWMGEGRNEDRNVKEWKRNRRSLPSCAGQRVVARKSSETWWAKGTFMKIATNKAGQIVYHIHFDKGDKGQINPRFIAALSHPEDGDLHVGSRVVGIYAKWNKLYGGIVAEVACERNRSRHLVFYDDGFAQYMTNRELHEVIMPSEEVWKDVADHSREFIKEYLEAYPMRPLMEVKVGDTVNTEWRRTWSLATVESVDCSLVKMKFNSAREEWIYRGSPRLEPVYRFLESIDDEREAWITQKGKNNVPTVKDLLSAHEYPWQVGGHLITCPNVTGYDNDNHDDHDDDITIVCVKDATGRTQHMTVRSEEKQEVVHNDSSLHASITARHQQESQSRALARKSTTRDTANPPLCVDDGMADGSNNSETGGNKKDQCKDDVMEGQWEAPWLKFPLRQVRLDDETGIYPSPEKQRVRQTGKCVKDVASCLLKKLGNEASKRRDDKANYSSNSKNSDGRLRTEKIRNTWSSLARYQAAQYVEHECSVMCRPLRDLPASAQRLCNPLSIPLMLGWKREIVRRLHPHKTDVFYRTPAPCNRRLRCMGEVADYLYQTAVENLNIDQFTFDTSVSLSTNSAVPGEEPYVYIDDLSEKEEKPISCINEINNEQPPSVKYVSNCIYHGVNVNLDSTFLVCCDCTDDCQDKESCACFQLTREAGEAVGIDCDAVDVGYTFRRIQNAHRTAIYECNSRCKCSSHCANRVVQHGIQVRLQVFKTSQKGWGVRLLDDVQKGTFICCYAGQLLTEEDANKEGRRHGDEYIAELDHIEVVEKMKEGYESDVSDLSSTPLSSVSEQAESEEEGATVAAETLSESCNIQGDDENMLVLGQFAAPMWCRFGLVINNNDVEKAAKWLKERKFDLQGESLAVSKAAASPPVETVAKDNSRATTGIWSMISKYESLTSVSTANSAETSVSLSHKELSGNCVGGYRVTVKATSGRSRSASVERVNEQENTENSTRLTCSGTRSLYGDLGCYAVDTKSTGNVGRYLNHSCSPNLFVQNVFVDTHDLRFPWVAFFSKHTIKAMTELTWDYNYEVGSVPGRELKCYCGAKECRGRLL is encoded by the exons ATGACAAGCTGGGTTTGGTCTGTTTCGGAAGATGAGTGGCCAATGGCAAAGCAAGATAAAGAGATGCTAATGAAAAGTGTTGCCACCCAATTAGACTCACTGAATGTGTGCAGGAGATGTGAAAC GTTTTGTAAGCAGCTGCAAGGatcttgtgacgtcattgagC GTGAGCAGCGAGAAAATTTGTCAGCAGTAACATCAATGTGTGAGGAGATCTTCTCACTAGAGAAACAATTTGGTATTATAAACAATACAGAAATGCCACAAGCAGGAGAGCTGAATGCCAAACGTCCGCGTCTTCTTCAAGATCCAAGTGTCTCATCCACAGAGAGAAACAGCATTTCTCCCTATATGTTAACCTCTACTGATGAGTACGAAGTTTCAAACGACATTATTGTGATTAGTGAGTCTAGTGAAATGGAAGAAGGAGATGGCAAGGAGGAGTACGAAGAGAACACGGTGGAGACAAGAGATCACATGACTCAGACTGTTGAAGTGATGAAGCGGGATGATAAAAGTGAGGGCACAGAATGGATGGGAGAAGGTCGGAATGAAGAcagaaatgtgaaagaatggaagagaaacagaag ATCACTTCCTAGTTGTGCTGGACAGCGTGTTGTAGCTCGGAAATCATCAGAGACGTGGTGGGCTAAAG GTACTTTTATGAAGATTGCCACGAACAAAGCTGGACAG ATCGTCTATCATATTCACTTTGacaaaggagacaaaggaCAAATAAACCCTCGCTTTATTGCAGCATTGAGTCATCCTGAAGACGGAGACCTACACGTAGGAAGCCGAGTTGTTG GAATTTATGCTAAATGGAACAAACTGTATGGAGGCATTGTGGCTGAAGTTGCATGCGAAAGAAACAGAAGCAG ACATCTGGTGTTTTATGACGATGGTTTTGCACAATACATGACAAACAGAGAACTACACGAAGTTATCATGCCAA GTGAAGAGGTGTGGAAAGATGTTGCTGACCATTCAAGGGAATTTATAAAGGAATATCTAGAGGCATATCCAATG AGGCCATTAATGGAGGTAAAGGTAGGAGATACAGTGAACACTGAGTGGAGGAGAACATG GTCTCTTGCCACTGTGGAGAGCGTGGACTGCAGTTTAGTGAAAATGAAGTTTAACAGCGCGAGAGAAGAGTGGATTTATCGTGGTTCTCCCAGACTAGAGCCGGTCTATCGTTTCCTG GAAAGTATTGATGACGAGAGAGAAGCTTGGATCACACAGAAAGGAAAGAATAACGTTCCGACGGTCAAGGATTTGTTGTCTGCACATGAATATCCATGGCAAGTTGGTGGGCACTTGATTACGTGTCCCAACGTGACTGGCTATGATAATGATAATcatgatgatcatgatgatgatatcACAATTGTCTGTGTGAAAGACGCAACGGGAAGAACGCAGCACATGACAGTGAGATCTGAAGAAAAACAAGAAG TTGTTCACAATGACTCGTCTCTGCATGCATCCATAACTGCAAGGCATCAGCAGGAATCACAATCACGAGCACTTGCACGCAAGTCAACAACTAGAGACACAGCAAATCCTCCTTTGTGTGTAGATGATGGTATGGCAGATGGTAGCAATAATAGTGAGACAGGAGGTAACAAGAAGGATCAATGTAAAGACGACGTGATGGAGGGACAGTGGGAGGCACCGTGGTTGAAATTTCCCTTAAGACAAGTTCGTTTGGACGATGAGACAGGCATTTATCCTTCCCCAGAGAAACAAAGAGTTAGACAGACCGGAAAATGTGTGAAGGATGTTGCATCATGTTTGTTGAAGAAGCTGGGAAACGAGGCGAGCAAAAGACGAGACGACAAGGCAAATTACAGCAGCAATAGTAAGAACAGTGATGGAAGATTACGGACTGAAAAGATTAGAAACACGTGGAGTTCACTAGCAAGATATCAGGCTGCACAGT ATGTTGAGCATGAATGTTCAGTCATGTGTCGTCCCTTAAGAGATTTGCCAGCATCAGCTCAACGTCTCTGTAATCCACTCTCTATTCCTTTGATGTTGGGTTGGAAGCG tGAAATTGTACGTCGTCTCCATCCACACAAGACAGACGTATTTTACAGAACTCCAGCCCCATGCAATAGACGATTG CGTTGTATGGGCGAAGTGGCAGATTATT TATATCAAACTGCAGTTGAAAACTTGAATATTGATCAGTTTACGTTTGATACGTCAGTGTCATTGTCTACTAACTCGGCAGTCCCTGGTGAA GAACCTTACGTTTATATTGATGACTTATcagagaaagaagagaaaccAATATCA TGTATCAATGAAATCAACAACGAGCAGCCTCCTTCTGTAAAATATGTCTCCAATTGTATTTATCATGGAGTGAACGTTAATCTTGATTCTACATTCCTCGTTTGCTGCGACTGCACAGATGATTGCCAA GATAAGGAAAGTTGTGCCTGCTTTCAGTTAACCCGTGAAGCTGGTGAAGCTGTGGGCATTGACTGTGATGCTGTGGATGTGGGATATACGTTTAGACGCATACAAAATGCTCATAGAACTGC AATTTACGAATGTAACAGTCGTTGTAAGTGCAGTTCTCATTGTGCCAATCGAGTCGTACAGCACGGAATACAAGTTCGTTTGCAAGTGTTCAAAACCTCCCAGAA AGGATGGGGAGTTCGGCTTCTTGATGATGTACAGAAGGGCACTTTCATTTGCTGTTATGCTGGTCAACTGTTAACAGAGGAAGATGCAAACAAA GAGGGACGAAGACATGGAGATGAATACATAGCTGAGTTGGATCATATTG AAGTAGTTGAGAAGATGAAGGAGGGTTATGAGTCTGATGTTTCTGACCTCTCATCAACACCGTTATCTTCTGTATCTGAGCAAGCAGAGAGTGAGGAAGAGGGCGCTACAGTTGCAGCTGAAACTTTGTCTGAAAGCTGCAACATACAAGGAGATGATGAAAACATGTTAGTTCTTGGTCAGTTTGCTGCTCCTATGTGGTGTCGTTTTGGACTCGTCATCAATAACAATGATGTGGAAAAGGCAGCCAAATGGCTGAAGGAACGGAAATTTGATTTACAAGGCGAGTCACTGGCAGTTTCTAAGGCTGCAG CCAGTCCTCCAGTTGAAACTGTTGCTAAAGATAACAGCAGAGCAACAACAGGAATATGGAGTATGATCAGCAAATATGAAAGCTTAACTTCAGTCTCAACTGCCAACAGTGCCGAGACATCAGTGTCATTATCTCATAAAG AGTTGTCTGGTAACTGTGTTGGTGGCTATCGAGTCACAGTGAAAGCTACTAGTGGTCGTAGTCGTAGCGCAAGTGTAGAGCGTGTAAATGAGCAGGAGAACACAGAGAATTCTACAAGACTGACTTGCAGTGGAACACGCAGTCTGTATGGTGACTTGGGTTGTTATGCGGTTGATACAAAGTCAACAGGAAACGTCGGCCGATATCTCAAT CATAGCTGCTCTCCCAATCTCTTTGTTCAGAATGTCTTTGTGGATACTCATGACCTTCGCTTTCCGTGGGTAGCTTTCTTTTCCAAACA
- the LOC134188716 gene encoding histone-lysine N-methyltransferase SETDB1-like isoform X3, producing the protein MTSWVWSVSEDEWPMAKQDKEMLMKSVATQLDSLNVCRRCETFCKQLQGSCDVIEREQRENLSAVTSMCEEIFSLEKQFDPSVSSTERNSISPYMLTSTDEYEVSNDIIVISESSEMEEGDGKEEYEENTVETRDHMTQTVEVMKRDDKSEGTEWMGEGRNEDRNVKEWKRNRRSLPSCAGQRVVARKSSETWWAKGTFMKIATNKAGQIVYHIHFDKGDKGQINPRFIAALSHPEDGDLHVGSRVVGIYAKWNKLYGGIVAEVACERNRSRHLVFYDDGFAQYMTNRELHEVIMPSEEVWKDVADHSREFIKEYLEAYPMRPLMEVKVGDTVNTEWRRTWSLATVESVDCSLVKMKFNSAREEWIYRGSPRLEPVYRFLESIDDEREAWITQKGKNNVPTVKDLLSAHEYPWQVGGHLITCPNVTGYDNDNHDDHDDDITIVCVKDATGRTQHMTVRSEEKQEVVHNDSSLHASITARHQQESQSRALARKSTTRDTANPPLCVDDGMADGSNNSETGGNKKDQCKDDVMEGQWEAPWLKFPLRQVRLDDETGIYPSPEKQRVRQTGKCVKDVASCLLKKLGNEASKRRDDKANYSSNSKNSDGRLRTEKIRNTWSSLARYQAAQYVEHECSVMCRPLRDLPASAQRLCNPLSIPLMLGWKREIVRRLHPHKTDVFYRTPAPCNRRLRCMGEVADYLYQTAVENLNIDQFTFDTSVSLSTNSAVPGEEPYVYIDDLSEKEEKPISCINEINNEQPPSVKYVSNCIYHGVNVNLDSTFLVCCDCTDDCQDKESCACFQLTREAGEAVGIDCDAVDVGYTFRRIQNAHRTAIYECNSRCKCSSHCANRVVQHGIQVRLQVFKTSQKGWGVRLLDDVQKGTFICCYAGQLLTEEDANKEGRRHGDEYIAELDHIEVVEKMKEGYESDVSDLSSTPLSSVSEQAESEEEGATVAAETLSESCNIQGDDENMLVLGQFAAPMWCRFGLVINNNDVEKAAKWLKERKFDLQGESLAVSKAAASPPVETVAKDNSRATTGIWSMISKYESLTSVSTANSAETSVSLSHKELSGNCVGGYRVTVKATSGRSRSASVERVNEQENTENSTRLTCSGTRSLYGDLGCYAVDTKSTGNVGRYLNHSCSPNLFVQNVFVDTHDLRFPWVAFFSKHTIKAMTELTWDYNYEVGSVPGRELKCYCGAKECRGRLL; encoded by the exons ATGACAAGCTGGGTTTGGTCTGTTTCGGAAGATGAGTGGCCAATGGCAAAGCAAGATAAAGAGATGCTAATGAAAAGTGTTGCCACCCAATTAGACTCACTGAATGTGTGCAGGAGATGTGAAAC GTTTTGTAAGCAGCTGCAAGGatcttgtgacgtcattgagC GTGAGCAGCGAGAAAATTTGTCAGCAGTAACATCAATGTGTGAGGAGATCTTCTCACTAGAGAAACAATTTG ATCCAAGTGTCTCATCCACAGAGAGAAACAGCATTTCTCCCTATATGTTAACCTCTACTGATGAGTACGAAGTTTCAAACGACATTATTGTGATTAGTGAGTCTAGTGAAATGGAAGAAGGAGATGGCAAGGAGGAGTACGAAGAGAACACGGTGGAGACAAGAGATCACATGACTCAGACTGTTGAAGTGATGAAGCGGGATGATAAAAGTGAGGGCACAGAATGGATGGGAGAAGGTCGGAATGAAGAcagaaatgtgaaagaatggaagagaaacagaag ATCACTTCCTAGTTGTGCTGGACAGCGTGTTGTAGCTCGGAAATCATCAGAGACGTGGTGGGCTAAAG GTACTTTTATGAAGATTGCCACGAACAAAGCTGGACAG ATCGTCTATCATATTCACTTTGacaaaggagacaaaggaCAAATAAACCCTCGCTTTATTGCAGCATTGAGTCATCCTGAAGACGGAGACCTACACGTAGGAAGCCGAGTTGTTG GAATTTATGCTAAATGGAACAAACTGTATGGAGGCATTGTGGCTGAAGTTGCATGCGAAAGAAACAGAAGCAG ACATCTGGTGTTTTATGACGATGGTTTTGCACAATACATGACAAACAGAGAACTACACGAAGTTATCATGCCAA GTGAAGAGGTGTGGAAAGATGTTGCTGACCATTCAAGGGAATTTATAAAGGAATATCTAGAGGCATATCCAATG AGGCCATTAATGGAGGTAAAGGTAGGAGATACAGTGAACACTGAGTGGAGGAGAACATG GTCTCTTGCCACTGTGGAGAGCGTGGACTGCAGTTTAGTGAAAATGAAGTTTAACAGCGCGAGAGAAGAGTGGATTTATCGTGGTTCTCCCAGACTAGAGCCGGTCTATCGTTTCCTG GAAAGTATTGATGACGAGAGAGAAGCTTGGATCACACAGAAAGGAAAGAATAACGTTCCGACGGTCAAGGATTTGTTGTCTGCACATGAATATCCATGGCAAGTTGGTGGGCACTTGATTACGTGTCCCAACGTGACTGGCTATGATAATGATAATcatgatgatcatgatgatgatatcACAATTGTCTGTGTGAAAGACGCAACGGGAAGAACGCAGCACATGACAGTGAGATCTGAAGAAAAACAAGAAG TTGTTCACAATGACTCGTCTCTGCATGCATCCATAACTGCAAGGCATCAGCAGGAATCACAATCACGAGCACTTGCACGCAAGTCAACAACTAGAGACACAGCAAATCCTCCTTTGTGTGTAGATGATGGTATGGCAGATGGTAGCAATAATAGTGAGACAGGAGGTAACAAGAAGGATCAATGTAAAGACGACGTGATGGAGGGACAGTGGGAGGCACCGTGGTTGAAATTTCCCTTAAGACAAGTTCGTTTGGACGATGAGACAGGCATTTATCCTTCCCCAGAGAAACAAAGAGTTAGACAGACCGGAAAATGTGTGAAGGATGTTGCATCATGTTTGTTGAAGAAGCTGGGAAACGAGGCGAGCAAAAGACGAGACGACAAGGCAAATTACAGCAGCAATAGTAAGAACAGTGATGGAAGATTACGGACTGAAAAGATTAGAAACACGTGGAGTTCACTAGCAAGATATCAGGCTGCACAGT ATGTTGAGCATGAATGTTCAGTCATGTGTCGTCCCTTAAGAGATTTGCCAGCATCAGCTCAACGTCTCTGTAATCCACTCTCTATTCCTTTGATGTTGGGTTGGAAGCG tGAAATTGTACGTCGTCTCCATCCACACAAGACAGACGTATTTTACAGAACTCCAGCCCCATGCAATAGACGATTG CGTTGTATGGGCGAAGTGGCAGATTATT TATATCAAACTGCAGTTGAAAACTTGAATATTGATCAGTTTACGTTTGATACGTCAGTGTCATTGTCTACTAACTCGGCAGTCCCTGGTGAA GAACCTTACGTTTATATTGATGACTTATcagagaaagaagagaaaccAATATCA TGTATCAATGAAATCAACAACGAGCAGCCTCCTTCTGTAAAATATGTCTCCAATTGTATTTATCATGGAGTGAACGTTAATCTTGATTCTACATTCCTCGTTTGCTGCGACTGCACAGATGATTGCCAA GATAAGGAAAGTTGTGCCTGCTTTCAGTTAACCCGTGAAGCTGGTGAAGCTGTGGGCATTGACTGTGATGCTGTGGATGTGGGATATACGTTTAGACGCATACAAAATGCTCATAGAACTGC AATTTACGAATGTAACAGTCGTTGTAAGTGCAGTTCTCATTGTGCCAATCGAGTCGTACAGCACGGAATACAAGTTCGTTTGCAAGTGTTCAAAACCTCCCAGAA AGGATGGGGAGTTCGGCTTCTTGATGATGTACAGAAGGGCACTTTCATTTGCTGTTATGCTGGTCAACTGTTAACAGAGGAAGATGCAAACAAA GAGGGACGAAGACATGGAGATGAATACATAGCTGAGTTGGATCATATTG AAGTAGTTGAGAAGATGAAGGAGGGTTATGAGTCTGATGTTTCTGACCTCTCATCAACACCGTTATCTTCTGTATCTGAGCAAGCAGAGAGTGAGGAAGAGGGCGCTACAGTTGCAGCTGAAACTTTGTCTGAAAGCTGCAACATACAAGGAGATGATGAAAACATGTTAGTTCTTGGTCAGTTTGCTGCTCCTATGTGGTGTCGTTTTGGACTCGTCATCAATAACAATGATGTGGAAAAGGCAGCCAAATGGCTGAAGGAACGGAAATTTGATTTACAAGGCGAGTCACTGGCAGTTTCTAAGGCTGCAG CCAGTCCTCCAGTTGAAACTGTTGCTAAAGATAACAGCAGAGCAACAACAGGAATATGGAGTATGATCAGCAAATATGAAAGCTTAACTTCAGTCTCAACTGCCAACAGTGCCGAGACATCAGTGTCATTATCTCATAAAG AGTTGTCTGGTAACTGTGTTGGTGGCTATCGAGTCACAGTGAAAGCTACTAGTGGTCGTAGTCGTAGCGCAAGTGTAGAGCGTGTAAATGAGCAGGAGAACACAGAGAATTCTACAAGACTGACTTGCAGTGGAACACGCAGTCTGTATGGTGACTTGGGTTGTTATGCGGTTGATACAAAGTCAACAGGAAACGTCGGCCGATATCTCAAT CATAGCTGCTCTCCCAATCTCTTTGTTCAGAATGTCTTTGTGGATACTCATGACCTTCGCTTTCCGTGGGTAGCTTTCTTTTCCAAACA